In Rosa chinensis cultivar Old Blush chromosome 1, RchiOBHm-V2, whole genome shotgun sequence, a genomic segment contains:
- the LOC112185063 gene encoding cucumisin has translation MALRWFPFLSLICSILLLVVDVTHSAVQDARKAYIVYMGNKPKNGAPILPGLHVNMLQDVVDNSNIDIAHEDLLLHSYKRSFNGFAAVLTEQEAQKMIGMDGVVSVFPSKQRSVKTTKSWNFLGFPETVKRGALERDIIVGVIDSGVWPESDSFSDAGFGPPPKKWKGKCQGNGNLTCNNKIIGAKYYRASQSFKEDVESPRDSNGHGTHTASTAAGNTVIKASFNDLGSGTARGGVPSARIAVYKACWGSSGSCDDADVLAAFDDAIADGVDILSVSVGGTIPLDYLNDPFAIGSFHAIGNGILVSMAAGNEGPGGKTVTNFAPWQLSVAATTINRQFITKVQLGNGKIYEGLLPNIYGLRGKFYPLIYGGDAPNTKAGADGSISRFCVKDALEEDLIKGKIVLCDGPMDGAGDGAILGGAAGIVLTGKKVDDEQLGPYPVPASFVGLEENSDIYKYINSTRNATATIWKSEEISDVLAPYVPSYSSRGPNPINPNILKPDLAAPGTYILAAYPPSGGGGRAGYYIDTGTSMACPHATATAAYVKSFHPKWSPAAIQSALITTAKPMSAKTSPDAEFAYGAGLINPSRAPYPGLVYDLDEQDYINFLCSQGYSGKLLQAITRDKTSCSSKSNNGTANDLNYPSFALSIKDPKFVNGVFHRTVTNVGSSKSTYRANIVAPLGLKINVNPSVLSFTSLEQKKSFVVTIKGPIEKSNLVSASLVWDDGAFQVRSPIVVYVAV, from the exons ATGGCTCTTCGGTGGTTTCCCTTTCTTAGCCTCATTTGCAGTATTTTACTGCTTGTTGTCGATGTTACTCACTCAGCAGTTCAGGATGCCCGAAAG GCTTATATTGTGTATATGGGCAACAAGCCAAAGAACGGGGCACCCATATTACCTGGTCTTCATGTGAATATGCTACAAGACGTAGTTGACAATAGCAACATTGATATTGCACATGAAGATCTGCTTCTTCACAGCTACAAGAGAAGTTTCAATGGATTTGCTGCAGTTCTCACAGAGCAAGAAGCACAAAAAATGATTG GAATGGATGGTGTAGTGTCTGTCTTTCCAAGCAAACAGAGGAGCGTCAAAACAACAAAGTCATGGAACTTTCTTGGGTTTCCAGAAACAGTTAAAAGAGGCGCCCTTGAAAGGGATATCATTGTTGGTGTGATAGACAGTGGAGTTTGGCCAGAGTCGGACAGCTTTAGTGATGCTGGTTTTGGCCCCCCACCCAAGAAATGGAAAGGCAAATGTCAAGGCAATGGAAATCTTACTTGTAACAA TAAAATCATCGGAGCAAAATATTATCGTGCTTCTCAATCATTCAAAGAAGATGTTGAGTCTCCAAGAGACTCAAACGGTCATGGAACTCACACCGCATCAACAGCAGCTGGGAACACAGTGATCAAGGCGAGCTTTAATGATTTAGGGTCGGGAACAGCAAGAGGAGGGGTGCCATCAGCGCGTATTGCTGTATACAAAGCATGTTGGGGCAGCAGTGGCAGTTGTGACGATGCTGATGTTCTAGCCGCATTCGATGATGCCATTGCTGACGGTGTAGACATTCTCTCTGTTTCCGTTGGGGGCACTATTCCACTTGATTATTTGAATGATCCATTTGCAATTGGGTCATTTCACGCTATTGGAAATGGGATATTAGTTTCCATGGCCGCTGGTAACGAAGGTCCGGGCGGAAAAACTGTGACAAACTTTGCACCATGGCAACTTTCTGTGGCTGCTACCACCATAAACCGCCAATTCATCACCAAGGTTCAATTGGGTAATGGTAAAATCTATGAG GGACTTTTACCGAACATATATGGCCTCCGGGGTAAATTCTATCCTTTAATTTATGGTGGAGACGCGCCCAATACAAAAGCAGGTGCTGACGGGAGTATCTCTAG gttttgtgtaaaagatgccTTAGAAGAAGATTTGATCAAAGGTAaaattgtgttgtgtgatggccCTATGGATGGGGCTGGGGATGGGGCCATATTGGGTGGTGCAGCCGGAATTGTTCTGACGGGAAAAAAAGTCGACGATGAACAGCTTGGCCCTTATCCCGTGCCTGCTTCTTTCGTCGGGTTGGAAGAAAATAGCGACATTTACAAATACATAAATTCAACAAG GAACGCAACTGCAACTATATGGAAAAGTGAAGAGATTAGTGATGTATTGGCTCCATACGTGCCCTCCTACTCATCGAGGGGCCCAAATCCGATCAATCCCAACATTCTCAAG CCAGATTTAGCGGCTCCAGGAACTTACATTCTGGCAGCATATCCCCCAAGTGGTGGTGGCGGTAGAGCTGGATACTATATAGATACCGGGACATCAATGGCATGCCCCCATGCTACGGCCACAGCTGCATATGTCAAATCATTTCACCCTAAATGGTCACCGGCTGCTATCCAATCAGCTCTCATCACTACTG CTAAACCCATGAGTGCCAAAACTAGCCCTGATGCTGAATTTGCATATGGAGCTGGCCTAATAAACCCTTCTAGGGCACCATATCCTGGTTTGGTGTACGATCTTGATGAACAAGACTACATAAATTTTTTGTGTTCACAAGGATACAGTGGTAAACTATTGCAAGCCATAACCAGGGACAAGACTAGTTGCTCATCAAAATCTAATAATGGAACAGCTAATGACCTGAACTATCCTTCTTTTGCACTTTCCATCAAGGATCCGAAATTTGTCAATGGGGTCTTCCATAGGACTGTCACTAATGTTGGATCGTCAAAGTCCACATACAGAGCTAACATAGTGGCTCCATTGGGACTCAAAATCAATGTGAATCCAAGTGTGCTATCGTTCACATCTCTCGAGCAAAAGAAATCTTTTGTTGTCACTATAAAAGGGCCGATTGAGAAATCAAATCTAGTCT